In Bos mutus isolate GX-2022 chromosome 10, NWIPB_WYAK_1.1, whole genome shotgun sequence, a single window of DNA contains:
- the LOC102284178 gene encoding olfactory receptor 4F3/4F16/4F29, which yields MGGANCSVVSEFVFLGLSDSWEIQLLLFLFFSVFYMASLMGNLLVVLSVSADTSLHSPMYFLLANLSFLDMGFCSTTAPKMIYDLFRKRKAISFGGCLTQIFFIHDIGGTEMVLLIAMAFDRYVAICKPLHYLTIMSPRMCVLILAAAWVLGLIHSVAQLAFVIELPFCGPNVLDSFYCDLPRLIKLACTETYRLEFMVTANSGLISVGSFFILIISYIFILVTVWKHSSGSVSKALSTLSAHVTVVVLFFGPLIFFYTWPFPSSHLDKFLAIFDAVLTPFLNPVIYTFRNKEMKAAMKKLCHQLVSYSKMS from the coding sequence ATGGGTGGAGCCAACTGCTCTGTGGTGTCTGAGTTTGTGTTCCTGGGACTCTCCGATTCCTGGGAGATCcagcttcttcttttccttttcttctctgtgttctaCATGGCAAGCCTGATGGGAAACCTCCTTGTTGTGTTATCTGTGAGTGCTGACACTAGCTTGCACTCCCCCATGTATTTCCTGCTGGCCAACCTCTCCTTTCTTGACATGGGGTTTTGCTCTACTACTGCTCCCAAAATGATTTATGACCTTTTCAGAAAACGCAAAGCCATCTCTTTTGGGGGTTGCCTAACTCAGATCTTCTTTATTCATGACATTGGGGGCACAGAAATGGTGCTGCTCATTGCCATGGCCTTTGACAGATATGTGGCCATATGCAAGCCTCTCCACTACCTGACCATTATGAGCCCACGAATGTGTGTTTTGATTTTGGCTGCTGCCTGGGTCCTTGGCCTCATCCACTCAGTGGCCCAACTGGCTTTTGTCATAGAGTTGCCATTCTGTGGTCCTAATGTACTGGACAGCTTTTATTGTGACCTCCCCCGACTCATTAAACTTGCTTGCACAGAGACCTATAGACTAGAGTTCATGGTCACTGCCAACAGTGGACTCATCTCTGTGGGCTCCTTCTTCATATTGATTATTTCCTATATCTTCATTCTGGTCACTGTTTGGAAACACTCCTCAGGTAGTGTATCCAAGGCCCTCTCCACCTTGTCAGCTCACGTCACTGTGGTGGTCTTATTTTTTGGGCCATTAATCTTCTTCTACACCTGGCCCTTCCCTTCATCACACTTGGACAAGTTCCTTGCTATCTTTGATGCAGTGCTCActccttttctgaatccagtcaTCTATACATTCAGGAACAAGGAGATGaaagcagcaatgaagaaactCTGCCATCAGCTTGTGAGTTACAGCAAGATGTCCTAA